In the Streptomyces sp. NBC_01276 genome, TCACCGGCAAGTACCGCCGCGGCGGGCCGCTGGAACTCAACGACTTCCGGCGTACCCTCATCCCGCACAAGTTCGACCAGAGCCTGCCGGGCAACGCCCGTAAGTACGAGGTGGTCGAGGATCTGCTGCGGCTCGCCTCCGACGCGGGGCTCTCCCTCACGCACCTCGCGCTGGCCTTCGTACTGAGCCATCCGGCCGTCGACAGCGCCATCATCGGCCCGCGCACCGCCGACCAGTTGAAGGACCTGCTGGCCGCCGATGTGGAACTGGACCACGCCGTGCTGGACCGGATCGACGAACTGGTCCCTCCCGGTACCGACCTCAATCCCGCGGACGCGGACTACTCACCGCCGCAGCTGGCGGACGCGTCGCTGCGCAGGCGCTGACGTGTACGCCGAGAGCGTGCCGACGGGCACGTGCGGGTCACGGGCCGCCGCGCAGGAGCTGCTGCACGGGCCGGGGATCGAGCCGGCGCACCCTGTTCCCCTGTCGCCGCGGCATGCCGTGCACCAGTGGTCGAACGGCTTCGGCCAGGACGCGCGCCGCTCGACGGTGAGCGACGCGCTGCCGGCCGTGGTCCTGGGTCCCCCGCCGCGGAGTGGTGGCGGTGAGGAAGTACGGCTGTTCTTCGCCCGGCGCCGTCCCCGGACCGAAACGCACGGGCCGGAGACCATCTGATGTCAGATCATGCGCAGGGGTCATGTGGTGATAAGAGATATGCGGGTAACCTTAACGTCATGGCGTCATCGGCGATGGAAGAACGTATCGGGGACCACATCAAGCGGGTGGAGCAGGAGCTCACGTCCGCCAAGCATGCTGCCCTGAAGCCGTTCAAGCTCAATGTCCCCCAGTACAACGTGCTCCTGGCGCTCCAGCAGCAGCCGGGGCTGTCCGGGGCGGCGCTCGCGCGCCGCGGCATGGTCACACCGCAGACGATGTCGTCGGTACTGGCCACAGTGGAAGGCCGGGGTCTGGTCGAGCGCCGCCCGCACCCGATCCACCAGCAGATCCTGGAAGCCCGCCTCACCCGCACCGGAGGTGCCCTGATCCGGCGCGCCGACGAGGCCGTCCGGGGCGTGGAAGCCGTCCTGACCGCCTGCTTCGAGGCCGACGCGGCCAGAGAGTTCCTGGCGCGGCTGGAGACGTGTTCCGAGGCGCTGGCGGGCTACAAGCCGGCCGAGGGGAAGTAGGGGCGGCCGGACGACAGGCGCCTCGATGCAAAGCCCCGGCCGGGGCGGGCCCGGAGCCCGCCCCGGCCGGGGCTTTGCATCGAGGTCCTTCGGGACCTACCAGGCGACGGGGCCCTCGTCGTCGAAGAAGCCGCCGGTGGGGCCGTCCTCGTCGAGGGTGGCCAGGTGGACGACGATACGGGCGCCCTCCTCGACGGTGCGGGTGCCCTGATGGCCGTTGAGGTCGGTGGCCACGTACCCGGGTGTGGCGGAATTGATCTTCAGGGGGGTGCCGGCGAACTCGCGTGCGTAGTGCAGGGTGAGTGAGTTGAGCGCCGCCTTGGAGGAGTTGTAGGCGAGCAGTTGCCGGTGCGGTGTTGACAGGTCGGCGGCCTTGGCGAGGGAGCCGAGGCGGCTGGAGACGTTCACCACACGGCCCGCGGGCGATGTGCGCAGCAGGGGCAGCAGGGCGTGCGTCGTGGTGATGACGCCGAAGACGTTCGTCGCGTAGATGTCGCGGGCGAGACCTGCCGTCGTGGCGCTGGGTTCGACGTCGTCCTCGACGATGCCGGCGTTGTTGACCAGGACGTCCAGGCGCCCGAAGTCCTCCTCGACGGCCGCGGCGGCCGCCTGGACGGTGGCTTCGTCGGTGACGTCGAGGTGCACGAAGCGGGCGTCGATGCCGCTGTGGCGCAGTTCGTCCGCCGTCCTCTCGCCGCGGGCCGCGTCACGGGCGCCGATCAGCACGGTCATGCCCATCCGGCCCAACTGGCGTGCGGTTTCCCGGCCCAGGCCCTTGTTGGCGCCGGTGATCAGGGCGTACCGGCGGTCCGGCTTCGTCATGGGGGTCCTTCCTGCTTCCTGTCGCATGGCGGAGGGGCGGGCGCGCCGTGAGGCACGCCCGCCCGCGAGGTGGTCCGGTCAGTAGATGCCGAACACCCGGCAGGGGCCGGCGAAGCCCTTGCGGTGCTTGATCAGCCCGACGAGGGCGGTGGCCCCGAAGTCGGGCACGGTGTCGAGGTTGGCGATGTTCTCGACGCCGTAGCGCATGTCGCCGAGAATGATGCGGTGTGCGCCGGGGTCGTCGATCTGCAGGTTCTTCGAGGCGTCGAGGCTGGGGGTGTCGGTGCCGGCGGCGACGATCGAACGCTCGCGCACGAGGAGCTCGGCCGCGTCGAAGCCCAGGCCGGGGAAATGCGGAACGCCGTCGGCATCCCGGTTGATGTAGGCCCCCGGCGTGTTGATCCGGTCGCACCAGCCCGAGTCCATGACGACCAGGGCGCCGTCGGGGATCCGGCCGTAGCGGCTCTCGTACGCCAGGATGTCGTCGGCGGTCAGGGTGGCGTCGTGGTCCTTGGCGACGCGTTCGCCGATGCGAATGACGCACAGCGGTGCGATCAGGCGGTCGATGGGGATCTCGTCGGTGTAGATGGGCCCGTCCACGAGGTGTGCGGGGCCGTCCACGTGGGTTCCGGTGTGCTCGTCGATCTCCAGCTTGTTGGCGTTGAACCCCTCGTCCGCGATGTGGGCGAAGTGGTCGATGTTGGGCTTGAGGACGATCGGTTCCAGTACGGGGAAGTCGTTGCCGAAGGTGTGCGTGAGGTCGCTGACCCGGCTGCCCCGGATCAGCGGGGCCGGCTCACGCGCGGGGCGCGGGGCGTCCCGGGCCCCGGCGTTCGTGGCGGTTTCGGTGTCCGTGCCGGGATGACCGCCGCAGTGGTGGCCGTCCTGTCCGTGGACGAGCTTCATGACGTCGGGACTGCACATGGAGTCCTCCTCTGTGGTCGGCGGGCCGGTCGGGTTCCGGCCGGGGGGCTCAGGTGCTGGTCGGGTCGATGACGCGGGTGCCGCGGATGAGCCAGGTGGGGCCTTCGGCGATGTGGCCGATCCGCTCGAAGAACCGGGCGAAGTGGGGGCCGGCCATGTGCTTGTCGAACGAGGCCGCGTCGTCGTAGACCTCGTCGAGGTAGAAGCGGTTGGGGTCGTTCTCGTCGACGACGAGCTCGAAGCGCTGGGTGAACGGTTCGTCCACGGCCGACTCGCGGGCGTCCTCGTGGCTGGCCGCGATGAACTCCTCGTGGTGCTCGGGCAGGACGTCGAAGGCAACGGCGACGTGGTACACGGGATCTCCTGGTGGTGGGTACGGGGGCACGCCTTGGCCGCCTCACCGCAGTGGCGGCGGGACGAGGCGTGGCGGGGGATGTGTGGGGGGATGTGTGGGGCGAGTGATCGCCGGGGAGCGGTCAGTCGACGAGTGCGGGGTCCGGCGTGGGGGTGCGGGTGGCGGCCGGCTGCCGCGTCGTGCGGCGGGCGCGCACGAAGCGGTTTCGGCTGGAGCACAGGCCGAACACCAGCTCGGGCAGGGTGAAGACGGCGAGGAGGACCAGCGAAACGGTCCAGCTGTCGGTCGCGCCGTGCAGGAGGCCGAGCAGCAGCGGGCCGGCGATGCCGCCGACCAGGTAGCCGATGGTCTGCACCATGCCGGACAGCTGCGCGGCGGTCTGCGGGTTCTCGGACCGCAGACCGATGAAGGTCAGGGCCATCGCGTGGCCGGCGCCCAGCGTCAGGCCCAGGAGGGCGACCCACAGGACGGCGGCCCCCGGAAGGAAGAGCAGGCCGAGGAGGCTCGCCGCGCCCGCGACGGCGATGACGGTCACGATGGGCGCGGTTCCGCTGCGCCCGACCAGCACCGGGGCGACCAGGGCGCCCGGCACGCTGATGAGCATGGCCAGGGACAGCATGGCGCCGGCCGAGGAGTTGCTGTAGCCGAAGTCGACCAGGACGGTCGGCAGCCAGCCCAGGGCGGTGAAGTAGGCCAGGGCGCGCAGGGCGAGGTAGCCGGTGACCTGCCAGGCCATGGCGTCGCCGAGCAGCGACCCCTTGTCGCCGGTGGGGGCGGCGGCGGCCGCGGGCCGGGAGGACCGCTTGGACAGGGGCAGCCAGACCAGCAGGCCGACGGCGGCGGGAAGGGCCCACAGGGCCAGGGAGTTGCTCCAGCCCCCGACGCTGTCCCGCAGGGGTACCGCGATGCCCGCGGACAGTGCGGCTCCGGCGCTGAGCGCGGCGGTGGCGATGCCGGTGTAGAGCCGGACCCGGTCGGGGAAGGCGCTCTTGATGACCGCGGGCATGAGGACGTTGCCGATGGCGAGGCCCGCTCCCGCGAGGGCGGTGCCCAGGAACATGGCCCAGGCGGCGGTTTCGAGCCGGATCAGGATGCCCGCGATCAGGAGTACGAAGCCCAGCACCAGCGCGACGGGGGTGCCCAGTCGGCGGGAGAGGGCGGGCGAGACGGCGGCGAAGACGCCCAGGCACACCACGGGCAGGGTGGTGAGCAGGCTGACCGCCGAATCGGACAGGTTCAAGGACCCCTGGATGTCGTTGAGTACGGGGGATACGGCGCCGAGCGCGGGCCGTAAGTTCAGTGCCAGTAAGAACAGGCCCACCGTGATCGCCATGGTGCTGGGGCGGCCGCTTGAACTGTGGTCGGACACAGTTCTCCTCCTGCTTGAGAGTTGCGTGATTGCGCATGGTCGGATGACTTCAGCAGAGCATAAGACATCTTATATCTGTCCGCTACCAGCTATCTGCTCGATGGCTGATATTCGGCGCGGAGTGGGACCCCAGCAGCCTTTCGGCGAGGGACCGTTCGACGGCCTGGCGCAGACGCTCCCGCCTGCGCCGGGCGACGTGCCGTTCGATCAGCCTGATGAGGTCGGGGTCGTGTGGGACGGACGCCGTCGCGGCGGGGTACTCGGCCACGGCTCAGACCACCGCCGTGAGTTCCTGGCTGCGGGGCCGCGCGAAGGCGGTGGGCGCCCAGCGGGTCAGCACCGCCCCCACGGTCATCCCCCCGCCGAAGCCGGCCATCAGTACGGTCTCCCCGTCGGCGAACTCCCCGCGCCGGTGTGCCGCGTCGAGCGTGATGGGCACCGACGCGGAGCCGGTGTTGCCGTACTCCTCCACCGCGAGGTGCATCGTCGCCCGGGGCAGGCCGAGCTCGGGCCATACCTCGCCGAGCATGACGCCGTTGGCCTGGTGCGGTACGAAGTGCCGCACCAGCTCACGCTCCACCCCGGCCCGGTCGAGCAGTTCGTGCAGTGCCGACGGCAGGTTGTCCTGCACGAACGAGCGCACCCCGCGGCCGTCCATGCGGAAGAAGTGGGCCCCCTCGCGCAGCGTGCGGTCGTTCGCCGGCATGCGGCTGCCGCCGGCCGGAACGCTGATCAGGCGATACTGGTCGCCGCGGCTGAGCAGACTGGTCTCCGTGATGCCCCGGTCCTCGGGCACCGCGCCGAGCAGCACCGCGCCCGCGCCGTCGCCGAAGAG is a window encoding:
- a CDS encoding MarR family transcriptional regulator — its product is MEERIGDHIKRVEQELTSAKHAALKPFKLNVPQYNVLLALQQQPGLSGAALARRGMVTPQTMSSVLATVEGRGLVERRPHPIHQQILEARLTRTGGALIRRADEAVRGVEAVLTACFEADAAREFLARLETCSEALAGYKPAEGK
- a CDS encoding SDR family oxidoreductase, producing the protein MTKPDRRYALITGANKGLGRETARQLGRMGMTVLIGARDAARGERTADELRHSGIDARFVHLDVTDEATVQAAAAAVEEDFGRLDVLVNNAGIVEDDVEPSATTAGLARDIYATNVFGVITTTHALLPLLRTSPAGRVVNVSSRLGSLAKAADLSTPHRQLLAYNSSKAALNSLTLHYAREFAGTPLKINSATPGYVATDLNGHQGTRTVEEGARIVVHLATLDEDGPTGGFFDDEGPVAW
- a CDS encoding cyclase family protein, with protein sequence MCSPDVMKLVHGQDGHHCGGHPGTDTETATNAGARDAPRPAREPAPLIRGSRVSDLTHTFGNDFPVLEPIVLKPNIDHFAHIADEGFNANKLEIDEHTGTHVDGPAHLVDGPIYTDEIPIDRLIAPLCVIRIGERVAKDHDATLTADDILAYESRYGRIPDGALVVMDSGWCDRINTPGAYINRDADGVPHFPGLGFDAAELLVRERSIVAAGTDTPSLDASKNLQIDDPGAHRIILGDMRYGVENIANLDTVPDFGATALVGLIKHRKGFAGPCRVFGIY
- a CDS encoding putative quinol monooxygenase — protein: MYHVAVAFDVLPEHHEEFIAASHEDARESAVDEPFTQRFELVVDENDPNRFYLDEVYDDAASFDKHMAGPHFARFFERIGHIAEGPTWLIRGTRVIDPTST
- a CDS encoding MFS transporter → MSDHSSSGRPSTMAITVGLFLLALNLRPALGAVSPVLNDIQGSLNLSDSAVSLLTTLPVVCLGVFAAVSPALSRRLGTPVALVLGFVLLIAGILIRLETAAWAMFLGTALAGAGLAIGNVLMPAVIKSAFPDRVRLYTGIATAALSAGAALSAGIAVPLRDSVGGWSNSLALWALPAAVGLLVWLPLSKRSSRPAAAAAPTGDKGSLLGDAMAWQVTGYLALRALAYFTALGWLPTVLVDFGYSNSSAGAMLSLAMLISVPGALVAPVLVGRSGTAPIVTVIAVAGAASLLGLLFLPGAAVLWVALLGLTLGAGHAMALTFIGLRSENPQTAAQLSGMVQTIGYLVGGIAGPLLLGLLHGATDSWTVSLVLLAVFTLPELVFGLCSSRNRFVRARRTTRQPAATRTPTPDPALVD
- a CDS encoding ketoacyl-ACP synthase III; its protein translation is MTRIGIVSTGSYLPDTVVGNEEIARGADVSDEWIVRKTGIRERRRADDRDATSDLAARAALAALEQAGVEPQDVAYIVLATSTPDHPQPATASIVQHLIGAVNAAAFDINAVCSGFVYATTVAERLLRAAEEGRYALVIGADIYSRILDYSDRKTAILFGDGAGAVLLGAVPEDRGITETSLLSRGDQYRLISVPAGGSRMPANDRTLREGAHFFRMDGRGVRSFVQDNLPSALHELLDRAGVERELVRHFVPHQANGVMLGEVWPELGLPRATMHLAVEEYGNTGSASVPITLDAAHRRGEFADGETVLMAGFGGGMTVGAVLTRWAPTAFARPRSQELTAVV